The segment GCAATATCTTTGTTAAGGCTTTTTATCAGGCTCGCTATGTTTCTGGCTGTAGCAAATTGAAAACTCATAGCTGATAAGCCTACAATGTCCGGACGATATCTTCTGACCAATTTTTTGGTTGTTTCGACAATCTTATCTCTTCGTAAAATAAGGTCTGCAACAAAAACAGTGTGACCTTCTATATTACCTGCAATAGATGATATGGCAAGATTGGGTGGTTTCCACCGCCTTGCATTAAAATGGGGGGCACAATCAGGCATGGACATTAAAAGTACGTTCATAAATTATCCTAAATGGTATATTTTGTGACTCTATTCTGTCTTATTATCAAAGAAATTATTTGTCTTAAGGAGGTTGTCTATATCCTTTCTGAATATGGCATATTCAGTTTTGCCTAAAGAAGAAAAGAAATTTTTTATGCGGTAGAACGGTCTGAGAATACATATGCGGAGTAAATTGAGCATTGGGAAATTAGCCTTAAATACAGGGGTTGTTTTAAAAAAAGTAGAATACCTACGTTTATATTTCCATCGTAGAAACTGTAAATCCTCTGATGAAAGATATTTAGTTTTAACATTTGCCCAAAAGCCATTATATTTACTATAATCATCAAGATTCGTAACCAAACCTTCCCTGACCAGCATTTCTCTTATACCTGTTTTTGGGTATGGCGTAATGATCTGTTCACCAAAAAAGTCAATATTAAATTTATCAAAAAATTCAAAATTTTGTGCAATATCCTCTTCTTTATCATCTGGATGGCCAATAATCATACCTCCCACAATTAAGATATTGTTTTTGTGTAAATAGTCAACGGCTCTCTTTGTTTTTTCCAGAATGTTTCCTTTGTTCATCAGCCTGAGGTTTTGTTCTGATACATTTTCAATCCCCAAAAACACAATCCGAATTCCGGCATGGGCCATCTTTTTGGCTAAGGTTCGGGAGGAAGCTATACCTGTTGTACTTGCCTGAACAATATATCGTAAATCGTTGTGCTTTGCTGCAATAATTGCATCACATAATAATTCGAATCTCTTTACATGCAGAGTAATATTATCATCTGCAAATGCTATATATCTTGCGTCGTTCTTTTTGGCATTTGCAAGATCAAGCATAATTCTGTCAAAGTGGTATGTCCTGAATGTACGTCCGTACATATGGTTCATACTGCAAAAATTGCAAGTCATTGTGCAACCACGTGAAGTTTCGATCATGTCCAGACCTTTTCCGGAAAAAAAGTAACCTTTCCAAATACGTGCATCCCGACGTGGAACCTGTAAGGTGTTCAGGTTTTCTAAAGTCCTCGGTGCATTATGGAGAAAAGTACCATTATGGCGATACGACAGGCCGGCAATATCTTCCCATCTCAGTTTTCCCTCAATGGCATCCAACATATCACGAAAAGTACTCTCGCCTTCCCCGCGAATGATATAATCAAAAGGATTGTTTTCGGAAGAAGATGCAATTTCCTCATACATAAGTGTTGCATGATAACCTCCGATAACAATTTTGATATCTTTTTGTAAGCTTTTTATAAAAGTTGCAATTCTTTCAGCCGTTTTAAATTGGAAAGTCATTGCACTGAGTCCAACCACCTCCGGTTGATATTTATCAATGATCTCTTTTACCGAAGAAAGTAAATTTTCTCTTTTAAGGATTAAATCCGCCAGGAGCACTTCGTGATGTGGGTGAATGTTCCCGGCGATAGAAGAAATTCCCAGGTTGGGAGATCTCCATACCTTGGAGGAAAACTGTGGTACTGTGTCTGGCATAGAACATAATAAAATTTTCATTTTGTTAAGTAGAGAGAGTATAAAAGTTAATCGTTATGAATATAATGCCAGAATTATATGCTATCGCAACAATTCTGATACCTTTCTATGCAGAGTATCTATTATTTTGATAGTGTATTCTCTGTCATTCCTTGAAGTATCAAAAGACAAGGGATTTCCGAATGATATTTTGATATTTCGCTTTTCTGGATAAGATAGCCATCCATGTTTTGGCATAAATGTACTACTACCGGAAATTGCCATAGGGATTACTCTTCTTCCAGACTTTAAAATAATAAGCGAAACCCCTCGCTTAAACGGTCCCAACCTTCCATCTTCGCTTCTTGTTCCTTCCGGAAATACTACAAGTGATTTTTTTTCTGTAAGTTTTTTAACAGCTGCCAGAAGTGTTACATAGGCCTTTTTGTCGTCATTTCTTTGTATAGAGATATGTCCCGATGCTTTCATATATGTCCCTAATATGGGAATATGAAAAACGGTATCTTTTGATATAAAACTGATATTAACTGGTATATATGCGAGGGAAAGTTTGATATCCATCATACTTTGGTGATTTGATATAAAGATAACATGTTCATCCCTGGGGATATTTTCTGTTCCCTGTATCTCAACTCTCATTCCTATAAGCTTAAATGCAATGCGGCTAAAAAATCTTTCTATTACATTAAATACCTTTTCCTTATTGTTCGAATCTACACTTAAAACTAAAGATGTAAGAGTTGAGAGAATCCAAAGGAAAATGAATACAGCCCATGAATATATGGTAAATACTATTTGATAAAATTTGTACATAAAATACTTAGTCGTTTCCTCACATATACAATTCTAAAACTTCTAGTTTTGTTAAACAAGTAGAGGCTATTCAATAAGTTGCATAATAATAACAAAATTACATGGAGCTTTTCAATCGTTGGTTGTGGACAAAATTATGTTCATTTAATTAAATTCAAAATTACTTGAGACTTATACTTTACCATTTGCAAGATGTATTTTAATAAATGATTTTTCGGGTTGCAATAGTCAAATTTTTGGATATAATATCACACAGTTCTCAAACAGAGTCAAGGAAAACGATTTCTTTCATTGTTATAATATTATTTGGTATAATACAAAATTTAAGCAACTATTGGTAGTTGCTGCTAGTTCTAAAAGAGTTGATCTCAAGGAAATAATTTTTTTCCTTGATTATCAGAAAACTTGCTGTATACTATAGAACTTTGCTGTTTGAATAAAACTTATACAACTGTTTGGTTTTGTGGTTTTGTTTGAAAAAACAGGGTAAAATATAATTAAAGCAAATTTGTTCTTTGGAAGATTAGGAAGTCGAAGCGTGCGAGCTTGGGAGAAATGGCCCGAGTCAGATTTTTTGAGAAAGAAGCTCGAAAGATAAGAAGCTAAGAAACAGGTGTAATGCCTGAGACTTTATAATAATAATTATGAAGGGTATGATCTTGGCTCAGAACGAACGCTGGCGGCGTGGATTAGGCATGCAAGTCGAACGAGGGAGTGTTCCGAAAGGGGCACAAACCGAGTGGCGTAAGGGTGAGTAATGCATTGATAACCTGCCTTTGAGATGGGGATAACAACGTTCCGAGTAATCGGGATTACCGAAAGGGTTGCTAATACCCAATAATATTCCTGGTGCTGAGGTGTTGGGAATCAAAGGTTTGGAGCCGAGAGGTTCCTTTCGCTCAGAGAGGGGTCAATGTCCTATCAGCTAGTTGGTAGGGTAAAGGCCTACCAAGGCGAAGACGGGTAGCCGGCCTGAGAGGGTGGTCGGCCACATTGGGACTGAGACACTGCCCAGACTCCTACGGGAGGCTGCAGTCGAGAATCTTTCGCAATGCCCGCAAGGGTGACGAAGCGACGCCGCGTGTGGGAAGAAGGCCTTCGGGTTGTAAACCACTGTCGGGAGTTAAGAAAGGCGGGAGAGTGAATAGCTTTCCTGTTTTGACGAAAGCTCCGGAGGAAGCCACGGCTAACTCTGTGCCAGCAGCCGCGGTAATACAGAGGTGGCAAGCGTTGTTCGGAATTATTGGGCGTAAAGGGCACGTAGGCGGCCCTGCAAGTCAGTTGTGAAATCCTTCCGCTTAACGGAAGAACGGCAGGTGATACTACAGGGCTAGAGTGCGGTAGGGGAGAGCGGAACTTCTGGTGGAGCGGTGAAATGCGTAGATATCAGAAGGAACACCGGCGGCGAAAGCGGCTCTCTGGTCCGTAACTGACGCTGAGGTGCGAAAGCTAGGGGAGCAAACGGGATTAGATACCCCGGTAGTCCTAGCCGTAAACGATGGGCACTCGGTAGAGGGGTTCTAAATATCTCTCTGCCTGAGCTAACGCGTTAAGTGCCCCGCCTGGGGAGTACGGCCGCAAGGCTAAAACTCAAAAGAATTGACGGGGGCTCGCACAAGCGGTGGAGCATGTGGCTTAATTCGATGCAACACGAAGAACCTTACCGGGGCTTGACATGATAGTAGTAGGAGCCTGAAAGGGTAACGAACGGTATCCAGTCCGTTGCTATCACAGGTGTTGCATGGCTGTCGTCAGCTCGTGTCGTGAGACGTTGGGTTAAGTCCCCTAACGAGCGAAACCCTTGTCTTTAGTTGCGAACGGGTAATGCTGAGCACTCTAAAGAGACTGCCGTCGTTAAGACGGAGGAAGGTGGGGATGACGTCAAGTCATCATGGCCCTTATGTCCCGGGCTGCACACGTGCTACAATGGTCGGCACAAAGGGATGCTAAGTCGCAAGGCGGAGCGAAACCCATAAAGCCGATCCCAGTTCAGATTGGAGGCTGAAACTCGCCTCCATGAAGTTGGAATCGCTAGTAATCGCGGATCAGCTATGCCGCGGTGAATATGTTCCCGAGCCTTGTACACACCGCCCGTCAAGCCACCCAAGCAGGGCGTACCCGAAGTCGCTGGCCTAACCCGAAAGGGGGGGAGGCGCCTAAGGTGTGTCTTGTGAGGAGGACTAAGTCGTAACAAGGTAGTCGTAGGAGAACCTGCGGCTGGATCACCTCCTTTCTAAGGAGTTAAACAACTCATACAGCGGTCAGTTCGCCATTCTTGCACGTTTCCGGCTTCTTAATTGATATTCGGCATTCCGGTATGGGATGCTGCCTTGCTTTATCGGGATTATTAAAAAGGAAGGTGTGAAGGCCCAAAGGATACCAATATTGAAATTTATTGAGTTTTTGGGCCTATAGCTCAGTTGGTTCAGAGCATTCCCCTGATAAGGGAAAGGTCAGTGGTTCGAATCCACTTAGGCCCACCACTTCCATTCCTTAATATTTGCGGAAAGCAGGGGATGTAGCTCAATTGGGAGAGCGCTGCCCTTGCAAGGCAGAGGTTGGCGGTTCGACCCCGCTCATCTCCACCACTTTGGATATTGAAAAGTAGTGAAATGTTCTTTGAAAACTGAATACTGAATGGGTAGCAATTTGATCCTCTTTGTATAAGATACGAGTAAGTTGTCAAGCTACAGAAGGGTGCATGGTGGATGTCTTGGCGCTAAGAGACGATGAAGGACGTGGAAGACTGCGATAAGCTCCGGGGAGTTGTCAAACGAGCATTGATCCGGAGATGTCCGAATGGGGAAACCTGCTACGGGTAATACTGTAGTACCGGTATCTGAATATATAGGATATCGGGGTGAACGGAGCGAAGTGAAACATCTCAGTAGCTCCAGGAAAAGAAAGAAAACTCGATTTCCTTAGTAGCGGCGAGCGAAAAGGAAAGAGCCCAAACCAGTTGTGTGTTAAAGCCCTTGTGCGTTGCACATCTGGGGTCGTGGGGGTTACAGGTGGCGGAACAAGGACCGCCGGGAAAGTTACCAAGATATCTTTTAGCTGAATAGTGTAGGAAAGCCTAACCGCAGAAGGTGATAGTCCTGTAAGCGAAAAAAGATATCCTTTCTCTGTGACTTCCCAAGTACCATCCGTCTCGTGGAAGCGGGTGTGAATTAAGGGGGCCCACCCCCTAAGGCTAAATACTTCTTAGCGACCGATAGCGCACGAGTAGCGCGAGCGAAAGATGAAAAGTACCCCTGTTAGGGGAATGAAAGAGAACCTGAAACCATGTACTTACGAGCGGTGGGAGCACTATGGATTCTCTGGAGTCCAGTGTGACCGCGTGCCTTTTGCATAATGAACCGGCGAGTTACTGTACATTGCAAGGTTAAGCCTCTTGAGGGGCGGAGCCGTAGCGAAAGCGAGTGCGAAATGCGCGAAGAGTAGTGTGTAGTAGACCCGAAACCAGGTGATCTACCCTTGGTCAGGATGAAGCGGGTGTAAAAGCTCGTGGAGGTCCGAACGCACTTGCGTTGAAAAGCGAGGCGATGAACTGAGGGGAGGAGTGAAAGTCTAATCAAACCTGGTGATAGCTGGTTCTCCCCGAAATAGCTTTAGGGCTAGCCTTATGGCAGTCTCATGCAGGGGTAGAGATACTGATTGGATACTGGGGCCTACCCGGCTACCAAATCCTGTCAAACTCCGAATACTGCATGAGTTACCATAGGAGTCAGACGGTGGGGGATAAACTTCATCGTCGAGAGGGAAACAACCCGGACCGACAGCTAAGGTCCCTAATACAGGCTAAGTGGTAAAGGAAGTGAGAGTGCGAAGACAGTTAGGATGTTGGCTTAGAAGCAGCAATCATTTAAAAAGTGCGTAATAGCTTACTAACCGAGCACTTTTGCGCCGAAAATTTTACGGGGCTCAAGCCTGTTACCGAAGCTTCGGATTTGGAGGGTTATGCGTAATCTTCCAAGTGGTAGGGGAGCGTTCTAGTGTAGGTTGAAGAGAGACTGAGAAGACTCTTGGACGAACTAGAAGTGATAATGCCGGTATAAGTAGCGATAAAATAAGTTGGAATCTTATTCGCCGAAAACCTAAGGTTTCCTG is part of the Candidatus Jettenia sp. AMX2 genome and harbors:
- a CDS encoding radical SAM protein, which encodes MPDTVPQFSSKVWRSPNLGISSIAGNIHPHHEVLLADLILKRENLLSSVKEIIDKYQPEVVGLSAMTFQFKTAERIATFIKSLQKDIKIVIGGYHATLMYEEIASSSENNPFDYIIRGEGESTFRDMLDAIEGKLRWEDIAGLSYRHNGTFLHNAPRTLENLNTLQVPRRDARIWKGYFFSGKGLDMIETSRGCTMTCNFCSMNHMYGRTFRTYHFDRIMLDLANAKKNDARYIAFADDNITLHVKRFELLCDAIIAAKHNDLRYIVQASTTGIASSRTLAKKMAHAGIRIVFLGIENVSEQNLRLMNKGNILEKTKRAVDYLHKNNILIVGGMIIGHPDDKEEDIAQNFEFFDKFNIDFFGEQIITPYPKTGIREMLVREGLVTNLDDYSKYNGFWANVKTKYLSSEDLQFLRWKYKRRYSTFFKTTPVFKANFPMLNLLRICILRPFYRIKNFFSSLGKTEYAIFRKDIDNLLKTNNFFDNKTE
- a CDS encoding lysophospholipid acyltransferase family protein, which produces MYKFYQIVFTIYSWAVFIFLWILSTLTSLVLSVDSNNKEKVFNVIERFFSRIAFKLIGMRVEIQGTENIPRDEHVIFISNHQSMMDIKLSLAYIPVNISFISKDTVFHIPILGTYMKASGHISIQRNDDKKAYVTLLAAVKKLTEKKSLVVFPEGTRSEDGRLGPFKRGVSLIILKSGRRVIPMAISGSSTFMPKHGWLSYPEKRNIKISFGNPLSFDTSRNDREYTIKIIDTLHRKVSELLR